One Streptomyces mobaraensis NBRC 13819 = DSM 40847 DNA segment encodes these proteins:
- a CDS encoding ATP-binding protein yields the protein MSHHIPEAGVWCLIVALAAVVVLLVRQRTVTTALRARAAALEENVRARDEEAARLVDVRLPAVADSMDRSEPLPGLLDERLTGTAFAHSLQAVMELFAQSVDKAQERADQSAKAALRASMRALQGLAHEQQQAITGMQERHDDPAVLRDLLEIDHTNSQFGRRAQAIGVLCGSWPGRQRVASPLTDVVRGATSRIRDYRRVRVHGDGELAVVSRAVEPVVLAVAELLDNAARHSQPNTTVEVSLQPVHNGACVLIDDAGVGMDGQEIERAVDLLSGRRAVDVSRLGDPPQFGFPVVGVLAARYGFSVSVDTRSPYGGVRAVVFLPTALLTHLELDGPGTTPLTAPRATGGGAARDRDRARGGPDGPAAGASAAGGDGFGEPAPGRTPAPGAGGDRRPSVAGTRDSGQPVSRPSGTEGSSGTEAGSAPSQGPTPSAGTTAGGLPKRRRRRPAGPPAGSAPLPPETPAPAAPERTAEETARRMGAFARGTRSGRANRTPAAAGAPTETTVPTETTGPSATDADWSGAGRPAGGAGSIAPEFRQPAEPRGRATDAGRSDVGRAAGDAGWTASADDRSAELGGGVADAGRAVGGEGRAVGDFGRSFAGGGRVPDAGRPTADADRTAADAGQAGAGRPAGDAGRTAPGFVRPAEPGDRAADAGRFDAGRTLGDVGWPAEDVGRSAYGTDPSAHGTGRYADAVDRYPETGHPGSAERAPRAGDRTAAQDRTAAQDRTAAQDRARAQDRAPGRAPLQGRAPASARPADQGPQAGTPHPYPGGAQQPHAEAPGPYAPDPHAEAPRPYPGVPAPYPEAPGPYPGARDPYPSARDPYPAPPERSGADPGPYPRPHPAPGPRSSTAPAPEPAEDEGNPHA from the coding sequence ATGTCGCATCACATACCGGAGGCGGGGGTCTGGTGCCTGATCGTGGCACTGGCCGCCGTGGTGGTCCTGCTGGTTCGGCAGCGGACGGTCACCACCGCGCTGCGGGCCCGCGCCGCCGCACTGGAGGAGAACGTCCGGGCGCGTGACGAGGAGGCCGCGCGCCTGGTCGACGTGCGCCTGCCGGCCGTCGCCGACTCGATGGACAGATCGGAGCCCCTGCCCGGTCTGCTCGACGAGCGGCTCACCGGCACCGCGTTCGCCCACAGCCTCCAGGCCGTGATGGAACTCTTCGCGCAGTCCGTGGACAAGGCGCAGGAACGCGCCGACCAGTCCGCCAAGGCCGCGCTCCGCGCTTCCATGCGCGCACTCCAGGGACTGGCGCACGAACAGCAGCAGGCCATCACCGGCATGCAGGAGCGGCACGACGACCCCGCCGTGCTCCGCGACCTGCTGGAGATCGACCACACCAACTCGCAGTTCGGGCGGCGCGCCCAGGCCATCGGCGTGCTCTGCGGCTCGTGGCCCGGACGGCAGCGCGTCGCCTCCCCGCTGACCGACGTCGTCCGCGGCGCCACCTCCCGCATCCGCGACTACCGCCGGGTGCGGGTGCACGGCGACGGGGAACTCGCCGTGGTCAGCCGGGCCGTGGAGCCCGTCGTCCTCGCCGTCGCCGAACTCCTCGACAACGCCGCCCGGCACTCGCAGCCCAACACCACCGTCGAGGTGAGCCTCCAGCCGGTGCACAACGGCGCCTGCGTCCTCATCGACGACGCCGGCGTCGGCATGGACGGCCAGGAGATCGAACGGGCCGTCGACCTGCTCTCCGGCCGCCGCGCGGTGGACGTCTCCCGGCTCGGCGACCCCCCGCAGTTCGGCTTCCCCGTCGTGGGCGTGCTCGCGGCGCGCTACGGCTTCAGCGTCTCCGTCGACACGCGCTCGCCCTACGGCGGCGTACGCGCGGTCGTCTTCCTGCCGACCGCGCTCCTCACCCACCTGGAACTGGACGGACCCGGCACGACGCCGCTCACCGCGCCGCGCGCGACGGGCGGGGGAGCGGCGCGTGACCGCGACCGGGCGCGGGGCGGCCCTGACGGGCCGGCGGCCGGCGCGTCGGCGGCCGGCGGCGACGGATTCGGGGAGCCCGCTCCGGGCCGTACTCCCGCGCCCGGCGCGGGCGGTGACCGCCGGCCGTCCGTCGCGGGTACGCGGGACTCGGGGCAGCCCGTATCCCGACCGTCCGGTACCGAGGGCTCCTCCGGCACCGAGGCCGGCTCCGCACCCTCCCAGGGGCCCACTCCGTCCGCCGGGACCACCGCGGGCGGCCTGCCCAAGCGCCGCCGACGCCGCCCCGCCGGCCCGCCGGCCGGCTCCGCACCCCTGCCCCCCGAGACACCGGCACCCGCCGCCCCCGAGCGCACGGCCGAGGAAACGGCCCGGCGCATGGGCGCGTTCGCCCGCGGCACCCGCTCCGGACGCGCGAACCGCACCCCGGCGGCCGCCGGCGCCCCCACCGAGACCACGGTCCCCACCGAGACCACCGGCCCCTCGGCCACCGACGCCGATTGGTCCGGTGCCGGCCGCCCTGCGGGCGGCGCGGGCTCGATCGCTCCCGAATTCCGTCAGCCTGCCGAGCCCCGTGGCCGGGCCACCGACGCCGGTCGGTCCGATGTCGGCCGCGCTGCCGGCGATGCGGGCTGGACCGCCTCCGCTGATGACCGATCTGCCGAGCTTGGCGGCGGGGTTGCCGACGCCGGCCGCGCTGTCGGCGGTGAGGGCCGGGCGGTCGGCGACTTCGGCCGATCTTTCGCGGGTGGCGGCCGGGTCCCCGACGCGGGTCGGCCCACCGCTGATGCCGACCGGACGGCCGCTGATGCCGGTCAAGCCGGTGCCGGCCGCCCTGCGGGCGACGCGGGCCGGACCGCTCCCGGCTTCGTCCGGCCTGCCGAGCCGGGTGACCGGGCCGCCGACGCCGGTCGGTTCGACGCCGGTCGCACCCTTGGCGACGTCGGCTGGCCCGCCGAGGACGTCGGCCGGAGTGCCTACGGCACCGATCCGTCCGCCCACGGCACCGGCCGGTACGCCGATGCCGTCGACCGGTACCCGGAGACCGGGCACCCCGGATCCGCCGAGCGTGCCCCGCGCGCCGGGGACCGGACGGCGGCTCAGGACCGTACGGCGGCTCAGGACCGTACGGCGGCCCAGGACCGGGCGCGGGCTCAGGACCGGGCACCGGGCCGGGCGCCGCTGCAAGGCCGGGCCCCCGCGTCCGCGCGCCCGGCCGACCAGGGCCCGCAAGCCGGCACCCCGCATCCGTACCCAGGCGGGGCCCAGCAGCCGCACGCCGAGGCCCCCGGACCGTACGCCCCGGACCCGCATGCCGAGGCCCCCCGCCCGTACCCCGGCGTCCCGGCCCCG